A genome region from Candidatus Zixiibacteriota bacterium includes the following:
- a CDS encoding FG-GAP-like repeat-containing protein has product MSLKIKVFTLSSLLLLIPSTTPAFEPLFDTRIDYGAGYYPYSVFCADLDGDTDLDLAVANWYIWTSESVSILKNNGDGTFQSKVDYAAGNGPSDVFCADLDKDGSLDLTVANNESNNVSILKNNGDGSFQSAVDYGVGYRPLSVFCADLDKDGDLDLAVANYVDNNIFILLNRTIIVNVEDEEDIDQLPKQFSLSQNYPNPFNQSTKIEFALVNSGFVSLNIYDLLGRKVRTLVSENLTPGYKSVLWDGKDDSGREVASGVYFYQLKVKNPANGGVGDFSEAKKLVLLK; this is encoded by the coding sequence ATGTCTCTAAAAATTAAAGTTTTTACACTCTCTTCTCTATTATTACTTATCCCTTCGACTACACCAGCTTTTGAGCCACTTTTTGATACAAGGATAGATTATGGCGCAGGTTATTATCCTTATTCTGTTTTTTGTGCGGATTTAGATGGGGATACAGATTTAGACCTGGCAGTGGCAAATTGGTATATTTGGACTAGTGAGAGTGTCTCCATTTTAAAGAACAACGGGGATGGTACTTTTCAGTCTAAAGTGGATTATGCTGCAGGAAACGGTCCTTCTGATGTTTTTTGTGCAGATTTAGATAAGGATGGTAGTCTGGACCTGACAGTGGCAAATAATGAGAGCAATAATGTCTCCATCTTAAAGAATAACGGGGATGGGAGCTTTCAGAGTGCGGTGGACTATGGGGTAGGATACCGTCCTTTATCTGTTTTTTGTGCAGATTTAGATAAGGATGGTGATCTGGATTTAGCTGTGGCAAATTATGTTGACAACAACATTTTCATTCTTCTTAATCGGACTATTATTGTCAACGTAGAAGATGAAGAGGATATTGACCAGTTACCCAAACAGTTTTCCTTGTCTCAGAATTACCCAAATCCTTTTAATCAGAGCACTAAGATAGAATTTGCTCTGGTGAATTCAGGTTTTGTCAGCCTAAATATCTATGACCTTTTAGGAAGAAAGGTGAGAACCTTAGTTTCGGAGAATTTGACTCCTGGTTATAAGTCTGTGCTCTGGGATGGGAAGGATGATTCAGGGAGAGAGGTTGCTTCAGGGGTCTATTTTTATCAATTGAAAGTTAAAAATCCCGCCAACGGCGGGGTTGGGGATTTCTCTGAGGCGAAGAAATTGGTGTTATTAAAGTAG
- the mltG gene encoding endolytic transglycosylase MltG produces MKRLVRRKNLTKIGISFFILLIIIFLYIFFYPLPWGISKKNTSITVEKGDNLHKISQKLGNSGLGFNSPLLFLSAKLLGIDRKIIPGRYDFQKGITFSGLLTKLSKNEISSIEVTIPEGYNLYQIASLLKRETGLDSLLFVKATSDTSLIHRLGLDSKNLEGYLFPDTYRLFWKMEPEKIIELMVDELKKIIDISFPLQLRNFNFSLSQLVTLASLVESEAGMDKERPLISAVYHNRLKIGMPLQCDPTVIYALGGLSRPLNHKDLEVDSPYNTYKHPGLPPGPINNPGKASILAALFPAEVNYLYFVAKGDGSHIFSVDLEEHNRAIAKIKRENKS; encoded by the coding sequence ATTATAATCTTTTTGTATATATTTTTTTACCCTCTTCCCTGGGGAATAAGTAAGAAAAACACCTCCATAACAGTGGAAAAAGGTGATAATCTTCATAAGATCTCGCAAAAGCTGGGAAACTCTGGCCTGGGATTCAATTCCCCTCTTCTTTTTCTTTCCGCCAAACTCTTGGGGATTGACAGAAAGATAATCCCAGGCAGATATGATTTTCAAAAGGGAATAACATTTTCCGGGCTCTTGACGAAGCTGTCCAAAAACGAAATCTCCTCTATTGAGGTTACTATACCTGAAGGGTATAATCTTTACCAGATAGCATCTCTTCTGAAAAGGGAAACCGGATTAGATTCCCTTCTTTTCGTGAAGGCTACATCTGACACCAGCCTGATACATAGATTAGGCCTGGATTCCAAAAATCTGGAGGGTTATCTTTTCCCTGACACCTACAGGCTTTTCTGGAAAATGGAGCCTGAAAAAATCATTGAACTGATGGTGGATGAGTTAAAGAAAATCATAGATATCTCTTTTCCTCTTCAACTGAGGAATTTTAACTTCAGCCTCTCGCAACTGGTCACCTTAGCTTCTCTGGTGGAATCTGAAGCCGGGATGGACAAGGAAAGGCCCTTGATCTCCGCGGTCTATCATAACCGTTTAAAAATCGGAATGCCTCTGCAGTGCGACCCTACGGTGATCTATGCTTTAGGAGGCTTGAGCCGACCTTTAAACCATAAAGATTTAGAAGTGGATTCCCCTTATAATACTTACAAACATCCAGGTCTCCCCCCCGGACCTATCAATAACCCGGGAAAAGCTTCCATCTTAGCTGCTTTATTCCCGGCAGAAGTAAACTATCTTTATTTTGTGGCAAAAGGTGATGGCTCGCATATTTTCTCAGTCGATTTAGAAGAGCATAACCGGGCAATCGCTAAGATAAAAAGAGAAAACAAAAGTTAA